From the Candidatus Methylomirabilota bacterium genome, one window contains:
- a CDS encoding sugar ABC transporter permease yields MRGDRRFVTLLLLPTFFFLAMFYLYPTAYNLLNSFTDLSLFGLKRGGQWIGVRNYVELLASREFSRVLYNTTLWLTLIGVSVRIGLGVALAFLINSETLKRYRLTTLFHVLLLVPWATPPIVAVVIWRWMLDPRAGIVNRLLLGAGLTAEPIAFLSDVSFVWPALITIITWNTLPLVTLTFLASLKSMPAEVLEAASVDGANALQRAWHVVLPHLGPAIVVMTLMSTFWTFNNFAYVWLTTGAGPGLYTNVMATEVYLKAFVDGRMGYSAALGVVMAAIMTAFGLLYLRFVVRRELREVF; encoded by the coding sequence CGCTCCTGCTGCTCCCCACCTTCTTCTTCCTGGCCATGTTCTACCTGTACCCGACCGCCTACAACCTGCTGAACAGCTTCACCGATCTGAGCCTCTTCGGGCTCAAGCGCGGGGGCCAGTGGATCGGTGTCCGGAACTACGTCGAGCTTCTCGCCAGCCGGGAATTCAGCCGTGTGCTCTACAACACCACGCTGTGGCTGACGCTGATCGGCGTCTCGGTCCGGATCGGGCTAGGGGTGGCGTTGGCGTTCCTGATCAACTCGGAGACGCTCAAGCGGTACCGGCTGACGACCCTGTTCCACGTCCTCCTGCTGGTGCCGTGGGCCACGCCGCCCATCGTCGCGGTGGTGATCTGGCGCTGGATGCTCGATCCACGGGCGGGCATCGTGAACCGGCTCCTGCTGGGGGCCGGCCTGACGGCGGAGCCGATCGCCTTCCTCTCGGACGTCAGCTTCGTGTGGCCGGCGCTGATCACGATCATCACCTGGAACACCCTGCCCCTGGTGACGCTGACCTTCCTGGCCAGCCTGAAGTCCATGCCGGCCGAGGTGCTGGAGGCCGCCTCGGTGGACGGCGCCAACGCGCTCCAGCGGGCGTGGCACGTCGTGCTGCCGCACCTCGGGCCCGCGATCGTCGTCATGACGCTGATGTCCACCTTCTGGACGTTCAACAACTTCGCGTACGTCTGGCTCACCACCGGAGCGGGGCCCGGGCTCTACACCAACGTGATGGCCACCGAGGTCTACCTGAAGGCCTTCGTGGACGGCCGGATGGGATACAGCGCCGCGCTGGGAGTCGTGATGGCCGCCATCATGACCGCCTTCGGCCTGCTCTACCTGCGGTTCGTGGTGCGCCGCGAGCTGCGGGAAGTCTTCTGA
- a CDS encoding carbohydrate ABC transporter permease, whose amino-acid sequence MRDVAVRDARALPKVRRPWRRGWPGEIAIVAVALVVAVVLVYPTAWVFFASFKTQETLFSGEFADYTLQNYVRLLRSGFGVHIVNSLGICLAAVVISTFVSVCAAYVFSRKRFRWKPVVFGSVMLGQTFPWIILVTPVFILFARLGLLNSYTGIIFCYVAVTIPFSVYLLVGYLESVPRSLDEMAIIDGCPQFQVIWRIVFPVMLPGVVATATYAFLLCWSEYLFALAFLTRTEMKTMPLALYAFFGEHTTEWGQVMAASALTTLPTLALFLPLQRKLAAGLAAGAVKQ is encoded by the coding sequence ATGCGGGACGTGGCCGTGCGGGACGCCCGGGCTCTGCCGAAGGTCCGCCGGCCGTGGCGGCGGGGCTGGCCGGGCGAGATCGCGATCGTGGCCGTCGCGCTGGTGGTGGCGGTCGTCCTGGTCTACCCGACGGCCTGGGTCTTCTTCGCGTCGTTCAAGACCCAGGAGACGCTCTTCTCCGGGGAGTTCGCCGACTACACGCTCCAGAACTACGTGCGGCTGCTCCGGTCCGGCTTCGGGGTGCATATCGTCAACAGCCTGGGGATCTGCCTGGCGGCGGTGGTGATCTCGACATTCGTGTCGGTCTGCGCGGCGTACGTGTTCTCGCGCAAGCGCTTCCGGTGGAAGCCGGTGGTCTTCGGCTCGGTGATGCTCGGCCAGACGTTCCCGTGGATCATCCTGGTGACTCCGGTCTTCATCCTGTTCGCCCGCCTGGGCCTCCTCAACAGCTACACCGGGATCATCTTCTGCTACGTCGCGGTGACCATTCCATTCTCGGTGTACCTCCTGGTGGGCTACCTGGAGTCGGTGCCGCGGAGCCTCGACGAGATGGCCATCATCGACGGCTGCCCCCAGTTCCAGGTGATCTGGCGGATCGTGTTCCCGGTCATGCTGCCGGGCGTGGTCGCCACCGCCACCTACGCCTTCCTCCTGTGCTGGTCGGAGTACCTGTTCGCCCTGGCGTTCCTGACCCGGACCGAGATGAAGACGATGCCGCTGGCGCTGTACGCCTTCTTCGGCGAGCACACCACGGAATGGGGCCAGGTGATGGCCGCCTCCGCCCTGACGACGCTGCCGACGCTCGCCCTGTTCCTGCCGCTCCAGCGGAAGCTGGCGGCCGGCCTGGCCGCCGGCGCGGTCAAGCAGTAG